The nucleotide window AAAAGAGGGCATAAACAGAAACGGCAAATGCACCAATAAAGTGATTCACTTTAAGGTTGCGGGAGAATACCGAGCCGTGCATCGCATCATGGGCCGTAATGAAGAGTCCCGTGTAGATAAATGCTTGCCACAAAATGGCTGGCACAAGCTGCCAGAAGGGAACTTCAGCTATGGGTATTGAGAGTAAAACTGTAAGACTAACTGCCCAGATCGAGAGAATAGCTAAAGCGCTGAGCAAGCCGTAGGTCGCAGCTTTGCCTTTGTTTTCCGAAAGAGTTGAAATGTCAAAGGTGGGTAGCAGGTTATTGTGTCCAATCAACTTAGGTTTTCCTTTCAAGAGGAGGTGAGGGTTAATTCATCTCTGCTCTCTCTCCTATATTTAAAGCCTCTATATCAGGGCTTATATCAGAAAGAAGAGAAGGAAGAGATGCTGGCTCTTATAAAGCTTAAGGGTGTTTCCTTTAGCTGTTAGTGTGTATGTCGCGTGTAAGTGTTTGAAAAATGCTCGGAATTAATCGAGCTATATGCGTCTTTTTGATTGGAGCTTTTAATAGCCTGATGTTCAGAATAATAGCTAGTATTTTCTACTCACTTCTGTAAAAGGATAGAGATAGCGACAAGCAAAAACGTTGAGCTAGCTTTTTATTGTTGATAGGGGAAAACAATAAACCAAAGCTATTTCTGCTTCAAAACTGTCTGAAAACAGCGCCTGAGGAGTAGCTTGAGCTACAAAAGTTGTTTATGAAGATGTATCTCTAAAGAAAGAAGGGAACAATTTTTCTAATCGTTAGGGTTAGAGGATAAAAACAATTTCTGGGATGGCTTAACTACACTAAGCCTATCTCTGAATCTGGGCTAAGTCAGACTTGCTCTCATTTTTCATCCGATCTTCTGTCTAAGGGTAGAAATGAATTCAAATTCCCATCCTGCTTTTGACTTGGGGAGCGGCGAACGTATCTCTGCTCCCGCTAGCTATCCCGAGGTAACAAATCAGCTGTCAGAAAACGTTATTCTGACTAGCCTCGACGATCTCTATGATTGGGCACGGTTGTCTAGCTTGTGGCCAATGCTCTACGGCACAGCCTGTTGCTTTATTGAATTTGCGGCTCTGATCGGCAGCCGATTTGATTTTGATCGGTTTGGTCTGCTGCCCCGGTCTAGCCCCCGTCAAGCTGACCTAATCATTTTGGCGGGCACTCTGAATATGAAAATGTCGGCAGCTACTCGCCGCCTCTACGACCAGATGCCTGAGCCCAAATACGTGATTGCAATGGGGGCCTGCATGATTTCGGGAGGTATGTTTAGCGCTGACTCTCCTACCGCAATTCGCGGGGCAGATAAAATTCTGCCGATTGATGTATATATTCCCGGCTGTCCGCCCCGACCCGAAGCCATTATTGACGCCATTATCAAGCTGCGTAAAAAGATGTCGAATGAGGCATTTCAGGAGCGTGACCCGAGCGGGCCTACCCATCGCTTCTATTCTATTCCCCATAAGCTCAGGTCGGTTCCCCAAATTCACACGGGCGAGTATTTGCAGTCTCCATTCCGGCAGCAGCCCCCAGCAGCTCTAGCGGCAGAGAAAGGAATTCCTCTGCCGGAACTGCTGAAGGAAATGGAGCCCAGCCCCACTGCAGAGAGCTGGTAGGTTAGCAATGAACTACGACGTAATTTTGATTGGAGCGGGCCACAACGCTCTGGTGTGTGCTGCTTATCTTTTGAAAGCCGGTTACTCGGTGCTGTTGCTGGAGAAGAATGCTGTACCCGGAGGCGGGGCCACTACGTTAGAGGTGATGCCAGAGGCTGCACCGGGATTTTTCTTTAACCCCTGTGCGATCGACCACGTGTTTATTCATCTGGGGCCGGTGGTGCAAGAGCTAGAGCTACACAAGTACGGGCTGGAGTATCTGTACTGTGACCCACTGATTTTCTCCCCCCATCCCGACGGCAAGTATTTCTACGCCCATAAGTCTGTGGAGCAGACCTGCCAAGAAATTGCCCGCTTTAGCCCCCGAGATGCGGAGAAGTACCGGCAATATGATGACTTTTGGCAGCGCATGATCTCTGCGCTCGTACCCGTATTCAATGCGCCACCCAAGTCCATTATTGACATTGCCCTCAACTACAACCTGACTCAGATCAAGGACTTGCTTTCTCTAATCGGAGGCGACAAGAAAACCCTGGATCTGGTTCGGACGCTCTTTACCAGCGCCCAAGACTTGCTGGAAGAATACTTCGATGCAGAGTTTCTGCGGGCACCCCTGGCCCGGCTGTCTTCAGAGCTGAGCGTACCACCCTCGCAAAAGACCAGCGCCATTGGCGCGCTGATGATGTCTATGCGCCACAACCCCGGTGTGGCTCGACCCAAGGGCGGCTCCGGGGCGCTGACAGAGGCTCTACTGAAGTTGGTGACGCACCTGGGCGGCCAAGTGTTGACCGAGCAGCCAGTCGAGAAAATCCTGGTAGATGATGGTCGGGCTGTTGGCGTACGGGTGGCTGGGGGCCGGGAGTACCGGGCCAGCAAGGCAGTGATCTCTAGCCTCGACGCCAAGCGGGTGTTTCTGGAGCTGTTGAGCCCAGCTGAAGTGGATGGGGCCGACCCAGAACTGCGCGATCGCATGCAGCGCCGTGTCACTAGCCACAATAATGCCATTCTCAAAATCGACTGTGCCCTTTCAGAGCTGCCCCGCTTTGAGCACCACCAACACCGCGACGAGTACTGGACTGGAGCCGTCTTGATTGCCGACTCGGTTGATCACGTTGAGCTGGCTCACACCGATCCCAATATTGGCCGCATTCCCGATGGTGATCCCTCAATGTATGCGGTTATTCCCTCTTTCCTCGATCCGTCCCTAGCACCACCTGGACTGCATACGCTATGGATTGAGTTCTTTGCCCCCTATGCGATCAAAGGGGCCGAGGGCACAGGCCTCAAGGGCACAGGCTGGACAGAGGAAACCAAGGAAAAAGTGGCTGACCGCGTGATCGACAAGCTAGCCAGCTATGCTCCGAACCTGAAGCAGGCGATCATTGCCCGCCGGGTTGAAAGTCCGGCCGAAATTGGCCAGCGCCTAGGCGTGGAGAAGGGTAACTACTACCACTTCGACATGACCTTTGACATGATGATGCCGTTTCGCCCGTTGCCAGAGCTAGCCAACTACGAGACCCCAATTAAAAACCTGTTGCTCACTGGAGCGGGCACTCACCCTGGCGGCTCGATTTCGGGTATACCAGGACGCAATTGCGCCCACGTTTTCCTACAGCAACAGAATCCGCTCTCAGCGCTAACACAGCGGCTTACGAGCCTGGTTAAGTAGACCTAAGCTCCCCGATGGAGACGGCTATGCTTTGATCGATCATCTTAAGCTTGGGCATCTAAATACCTGCGATCGCAGTATCAGCCCTAGCCAAAACCAGAGGACCGAGAAAAGACGCTGACCGCCGATTTTACGCATCCTTAGCCTCGCGCTTCCTTACAAGAGCGCAGGGCTTTTTCTTTGGGCAGAGAGCAACATCTACTCCCCAAACATAGGCTTACCTTTGTAGAGGTTGAGGACAGTTCCAGGCTCTACGCTTCAGCTGCCGTCTACTCAAAGTTGTGGACTCAATCCCTCTGCTAGTCTCCTGAGAGAGCGTTTGCGATGAGCTGGAAAACTGATTTTCTAGCGGTCTACGCCAAGGTATGAGTCCTGAAACTGTGCAGTCAACCTATCCAAAGAATACAGAATTCATTAATAGCCATTGTTATAAAGCTTGTGGCAACGCCTTAAAAAGCTTATCCAGACTAGGGTTTCGACAAGTTGGACCTATCCTAGGTTTTCAAAAAACACTGTAGACATTAGTTATATTAGCTGCCTTTATATGTGGCGATAGTTACAGTATTTAATGAACTTTAAAGTAGCTGTAAGCAAGGCTACTTTTTAAGCCTTTTTGTCTAAAATTAGCTGCTTTTTTAAGTGATAGAATCCGCTGAAAACGTTTATCAGCAGGGAAGTTCAGGCCTCTCTTCAATTAATATATCTCTCGAATTTTCTCCACAAAGTCTAAAAAACAACACAGTTATCCCCTACTAAAGAGTGATTAAAATCTACAGCTTACGAGAGAAAAAACATCTTTGCTTACACACTAGAGTTAGATAACAAGGAGTTCTATAGAGCCCTTTAACCACTTGCCATATCAGGCATTTGATTAAGGGGTCTGAGTGAGAAAGCTTCTCACTCTTTCTGGAGACGTCCTGACTCTCTATAAATTTCAAACTGTTTAATAAGCATATAGATGCTCTATTAATTTAACGCTTAGCAATAACTAAACCTAATAGACACAAGGTTGCTTCTATGACTGGACAAATGTGTTGGTTGAATGAGCAGGGCGCAAACTCTCACAAAATTCTACATCTGCGTTTAAAGCCGAGTGATCCTTGGCGTCCTTACACGGCCTGTCGCCAGTTTGCAGTACCCGACCACAACATTCCCAGAGGCTCTAAAGGGTGGGCAACTTAT belongs to Pseudanabaena sp. FACHB-2040 and includes:
- the crtO gene encoding beta-carotene ketolase CrtO is translated as MNYDVILIGAGHNALVCAAYLLKAGYSVLLLEKNAVPGGGATTLEVMPEAAPGFFFNPCAIDHVFIHLGPVVQELELHKYGLEYLYCDPLIFSPHPDGKYFYAHKSVEQTCQEIARFSPRDAEKYRQYDDFWQRMISALVPVFNAPPKSIIDIALNYNLTQIKDLLSLIGGDKKTLDLVRTLFTSAQDLLEEYFDAEFLRAPLARLSSELSVPPSQKTSAIGALMMSMRHNPGVARPKGGSGALTEALLKLVTHLGGQVLTEQPVEKILVDDGRAVGVRVAGGREYRASKAVISSLDAKRVFLELLSPAEVDGADPELRDRMQRRVTSHNNAILKIDCALSELPRFEHHQHRDEYWTGAVLIADSVDHVELAHTDPNIGRIPDGDPSMYAVIPSFLDPSLAPPGLHTLWIEFFAPYAIKGAEGTGLKGTGWTEETKEKVADRVIDKLASYAPNLKQAIIARRVESPAEIGQRLGVEKGNYYHFDMTFDMMMPFRPLPELANYETPIKNLLLTGAGTHPGGSISGIPGRNCAHVFLQQQNPLSALTQRLTSLVK